In Antedon mediterranea chromosome 10, ecAntMedi1.1, whole genome shotgun sequence, one genomic interval encodes:
- the LOC140060222 gene encoding uncharacterized protein: MAEAEKEKPTQISVESGAKRLCLDMKTKVQIILDKSESPKIGQRQLARKYGCSKSQIQRILSHRAEIIKDWESDCSSTRKRGRSETYGAINSYLWEWYQKCIQSNIHVNGRMLHDEALAYAKLTGVTAFDASRGWLEKWKKRHGVAFSDSNRGRPSIDGKFQNSWAERSSELMSGFQAEDIWNMELTAIYWKALPTTMSSESERGIEQTPNRKLTWAFFFNAAGEKMEPIVIGKNKLPMSFRKLRMPERPFGCRYFSNVKSLIQTSIMKLTLMRLDRRLALERRQILLYLDTAPYHPKTLRDCVQNIHIEFLPKKSPQHTPVLESHLIRSWKIKTRNRFLRYVCSKVGSGLTVEEIAETASLLDTIQWGKLAWDELDAHTVTKCFKKIGLFSDEADELDDLYDGVEFMDLKHLCEKIDSGFDAMQYIEDKVPTCEIPVDASDPKWREMLQQQLIKNIIINQSGEADDNDLGNNHTDDYEFVKDDPMFKSSSEACDSLEQIKLYANNIDDEDLANMLENALDRLRSISINQRKEKMYTSVDHDRTVLNELMMDQHSMEDQDDRSGSMLLLDEDSVNLPETEAVNISDPTNTDLAHDPNNPVHPTAKDDEQDVSDPPHNVLNQQDIRDQTSETRPYISGSSDTVEKPTTSTIEHTVLHQHSNNSSPCAIMNEYSTQSHSVVNTKYFTPPAHTISSAILNKPDNDIRDSLPSNPILPGAPLQIPKPTICDPMHITFKDVKHNDMTRADVSEHAQSAADLCHTDVKDVPMD, encoded by the coding sequence ATGGCTGAAGCAGAAAAGGAGAAGCCTACTCAAATCTCTGTGGAGAGTGGAGCAAAAAGGCTGTGTTTGGACATGAAAACAAAGGTACAAATTATTCTGGATAAAAGTGAGTCCCCTAAAATTGGCCAGAGACAGTTAGCTAGGAAATATGGATGTAGCAAGTCACAAATTCAGAGAATTCTTAGTCATCGAGCTGAGATAATTAAAGACTGGGAATCGGACTGTAGTAGCACCAGGAAGAGAGGCAGATCGGAAACGTACGGCGCTATCAATTCCTACTTGTGGGAATGGTATCAAAAGTGTATACAATCAAACATTCATGTAAATGGACGTATGCTTCATGACGAGGCGTTGGCTTACGCCAAATTGACCGGAGTGACTGCTTTTGACGCTTCACGAGGCTGGCTTGAGAAGTGGAAAAAACGACATGGGGTCGCATTCTCCGATTCAAACCGTGGAAGACCAAGTATTGATGGAAAATTTCAGAACAGTTGGGCAGAACGATCGAGTGAATTAATGTCTGGTTTTCAAGCAGAGGACATTTGGAACATGGAACTAACGGCAATCTACTGGAAAGCACTACCTACAACAATGTCCTCAGAAAGCGAAAGAGGTATCGAACAAACGCCTAACCGGAAATTGACATGGGCCTTTTTCTTTAATGCAGCAGGTGAAAAAATGGAACCAATTGTAATTGGCAAAAATAAATTACCGATGAGTTTCAGGAAGTTGAGAATGCCAGAAAGACCGTTTGGATGTCGTTATTTCAGCAATGTGAAAAGTTTGATACAAACGAGcataatgaaattaacattgaTGAGACTTGATAGGCGGTTAGCCCTTGAAAGAAGACAAATACTACTATATTTAGACACGGCTCCTTATCATCCAAAAACTTTACGAGACTGCGTACAAAACATACACATTGAGTTTTTGCCGAAAAAATCCCCACAACACACTCCCGTGCTAGAATCACATTTGATACGATCATGGAAGATTAAAACACGGAATCGATTCTTGCGGTATGTATGCAGCAAAGTTGGAAGTGGGCTGACCGTTGAAGAAATTGCGGAGACGGCCAGTTTACTCGATACTATACAATGGGGGAAGTTAGCCTGGGACGAATTAGATGCACACACCGTTAccaaatgttttaaaaagattGGACTTTTCTCAGATGAAGCTGATGAATTGGACGATCTTTACGATGGTGTAGAATTCATGGATTTAAAACACCTCTGCGAAAAGATAGACAGCGGGTTTGACGCGATGCAGTATATCGAAGATAAGGTGCCGACGTGCGAGATACCAGTTGATGCGTCTGATCCGAAATGGCGAGAAATGCTGCAACAACAACTAATCAAGAACATCATCATCAACCAAAGTGGCGAAGCGGATGATAACGATCTTGGAAATAATCACACTGATGATTACGAGTTTGTAAAAGATGACCCGATGTTTAAGTCCTCGTCTGAGGCGTGCGATTCTCTCGAGCAAATTAAACTCTACGCTAATAACATTGATGATGAGGATTTGGCAAATATGTTAGAAAATGCGCTTGATAGATTGAGAAGTATAAGTATAAATCAACGGAAGGAAAAGATGTACACTAGTGTAGATCATGATAGAACCGTATTAAATGAACTAATGATGGACCAACACTCTATGGAAGATCAGGATGATCGCTCTGGAAGCATGTTGCTGTTAGATGAGGACAGTGTTAACTTGCCAGAAACAGAAGCAGTTAATATTAGTGACCCGACCAATACCGACCTGGCACATGACCCCAACAACCCTGTCCATCCTACTGCTAAGGATGATGAACAGGATGTTAGTGACCCACCACATAATGTACTGAATCAACAAGATATTCGTGACCAGACTTCTGAAACTCGACCCTATATTAGTGGCTCTTCAGATACTGTAGAAAAGCCTACCACTAGTACCATTGAACATACTGTACTTCATCAACACAGTAATAACAGCTCACCATGCGCTATTATGAATGAATATAGTACCCAATCGCATTCTGTAGTAAACACAAAGTATTTTACCCCTCCTGCACATACAATATCTAGTGCAATACTAAATAAACCTGACAATGACATTCGTGATTCGTTACCAAGTAATCCTATCTTACCTGGTGCCCCATTACAAATTCCTAAACCTACTATATGTGATCCGATGCACATCACATTCAAAGATGTCAAACACAATGACATGACCCGAGCAGATGTTAGTGAGCATGCTCAATCTGCAGCTGACCTTTGCCATACTGATGTTAAAGATGTCCCCATGGACTAA
- the LOC140061149 gene encoding serine/threonine-protein kinase VRK1-like, which produces MPGSKAVAAKPKKARAYKLPKPLPEGEILTEHSGKRQWRIGSIIGQGGFGYIYLASDNVKEKVVAEAQHVLKIEPQGNGPLFVELHFYQRAAKEEMLEQFRKSHKLPYVGVPKFISTGLHETNKVKYRFMVMQRFGEDLYKKLKATNQRFTPKITYMLAKRILNTLEYLHENGYIHADIKAANLMMGHGPKAENQLFLVDYGLAYRYKPDGTHKPYKEDPRKAHDGTLEYTSRDAHKGVVPSRRADIEILGYNILHWLSGKLPWDNIQDPDKVSDMKQKYMLDVSGLLGECFGGESFTGKAEVEKYLKYAQRLKYEEKPDYVQLRKLFEDALKKNGLKDDGKFSFESVTNSPVKNAKSKGKIPAKRKSEDVTNGSPRKKVKSPNGMSSESISPEKRRSPRKRPQSKKAVSPVGESSPAKRRKPVGGTKRKITSSSSDCADEEPKQQIKKQAAAAGNRRMKKASAMCSISSSDTSTEEKKQASPKKQLQSKGKPVKKTAIKNSKRKKMIDTEIQTSPGLLLRYIESRISK; this is translated from the exons ATGCCTGGATCAAAAG ctGTTGCAGCTAAGCCTAAAAAAGCAAGAGCATACAAGCTGCCTAAGCCTCTTCCAGAGGGAGAAATACTAACAGAGCATTCTGGGAAACGACAATGGCGTATTGGATCAATCATCGGACAGGGAGGCTTTGGATATATCTACCTAG catCAGACAATGTAAAAGAAAAGGTGGTGGCGGAAGCACAACATGTATTAAAAATT GAACCACAAGGAAATGGACCCCTTTTTGTTGAATTGCACTTCTATCAACGGGCAGCTAAGGAAGAAATGT TGGAACAATTTCGTAAATCTCACAAGCTACCATACGTAGGTGTTCCAAAATTTATCAGTACTGGTCTGCACGAAACAAACAAAGTGAAGTACCGCTTCATGGTCATGCAGCGCTTTGGTGAGGATTTATATAAAAAGCTTAAAGCTACGAATCAGCGGTTTACACCAAAAATAACATACATGCTTGCAAAGCGTATA TTAAATACCTTGGAATATCTACATGAAAATGGGTATATACATGCTGATATTAAAGCTGCTAATTTGATGATGGGACATGGACCAAAAGCTGAAAATCAA TTGTTTTTGGTTGACTATGGACTTGCCTATCGCTACAAACCTGACGGAACTCACAAGCCTTACAAGGAAGATCCCAGGAAGGCGCACGATGGTACACTTGAATACACAAGTCGTGATGCGCACAAAGGAGTGG TACCATCTAGAAGAGCAGATATTGAAATCTTAGGTTACAACATTTTACATTGGTTAAGTGGCAAACTTCCTTGGGACAACATTCAAGATCCTGATAAAGTCAGTGATATGAAACAAAA GTATATGTTGGACGTCAGTGGCTTGCTTGGTGAATGTTTTGGAGGGGAAAGTTTCACAGGAAAAG CTGAAGTTgaaaaatacttaaaatatgCACAAAGATTGAAATATGAGGAAAAGCCAGACTATGTTCAACTAAGAAAACTTTTTGAAGACGCCCTGAAAAAGAATGGCCTGAAAGATGACGGCAAGTTTTCTTTTGAAAGTGTAACAAACAGTCCAGTTAAAAATGCTAAATCAAAGGGAAAGATTCCAGCTAAACGGAAATCAGAAGATGTCACAAATGGCAGCCCAAGAAAAAAGGTAAAGTCACCAAATGGTATGTCTTCCGAGTCGATTTCCCCAGAAAAGAGAAGAAGTCCAagaaaaaggcctcaatcaaAGAAGGCTGTGTCTCCTGTAGGAGAGAGTTCTCCAGCAAAGAGAAGAAAACCAGTTGGGGGAACCAAAAGAAAAATCACAAGTTCCTCCTCCGATTGTGCAGATGAAGAACCAaagcaacaaataaaaaaacaagcgGCGGCAGCAGGAAATAGGAGGATGAAAAAAGCATCTGCAATGTGCTCCATATCGTCGTCGGACACTTCAACAGAAGAAAAGAAACAGGCCTCACCAAAGAAACAACTTCAATCCAAAG GCAAACCAGTAAAGAAAACAGCAATCAAAaattcaaaaagaaaaaaaatgattgatacAGAGATCCAAACATCTCCAGGCTTGTTGCTAAGATACATTGAGAGTAGAAtctcaaaataa